From one Enterobacter kobei genomic stretch:
- the pmrA gene encoding two-component system response regulator PmrA: MKILVVEDDTLLLQGLLLAMQSEGYACDGVATAREASQCLAVGHYSLIVLDLGLPDEDGVHFLQRLRREKCDLPVLILTARDTVEDRVSGLDAGADDYLMKPFALEELNARIRALLRRKHNQGDSELTVGDLQLNVNNRQVKLAGQSLELTPKEYALLSRLMLKAGNAVHREILYNDIYSWDNEPATNTLEVHIHNLRDKVGKDRIRTVRGFGYLLVKTPGEQ; this comes from the coding sequence ATGAAAATCTTAGTGGTTGAAGACGATACGCTGCTGTTGCAGGGGCTACTGCTGGCGATGCAGTCGGAAGGGTATGCCTGCGATGGCGTCGCCACGGCGCGGGAGGCCTCGCAGTGCCTGGCGGTCGGGCATTACAGCCTGATCGTGCTGGATCTGGGGTTGCCCGATGAAGACGGCGTGCATTTTTTACAGCGTCTTCGCCGAGAGAAGTGCGATCTGCCGGTGCTGATCCTCACCGCCCGCGATACCGTTGAGGATCGCGTGTCGGGGCTGGATGCCGGCGCCGACGACTATCTGATGAAGCCCTTTGCGCTGGAAGAGCTGAATGCCCGTATCCGTGCCCTGCTGCGCCGTAAGCATAATCAGGGTGACAGTGAGCTGACGGTGGGCGATTTGCAGCTCAATGTGAATAACCGCCAGGTGAAGCTGGCGGGGCAGTCGCTGGAGCTGACGCCAAAAGAGTACGCCCTGCTCTCGCGCCTGATGTTAAAAGCAGGCAATGCGGTGCACCGGGAAATCTTATACAACGATATTTACAGCTGGGATAACGAACCGGCGACCAACACGCTGGAAGTGCATATTCATAACCTGCGCGACAAAGTGGGGAAAGATCGCATCCGCACGGTGCGGGGCTTCGGCTATTTGCTGGTGAAAACGCCGGGAGAGCAGTAA
- the eptA gene encoding phosphoethanolamine transferase EptA, which yields MRRIPLRRPEMSRLTFLLLFSVYISVFLNLIFYRQAWGLLPVNSAYNLAVFLSMPLVAFSVINIVSTLASFVWLDRLVLAVFILLSAATQYFIWTYGIIIDRSMIANMLDTTPAESFALMTPQLILTIGLSGIAMAILAFVVKFKKSPSRVRSVVSRGLSILASVALILLIAVCFYKDYASLFRNNKELVKSLGPSNSISAMLSYDVHHRMDNLPLVRLGEDAKPIPAMHTPPDKHLTILVVGETSRADNFALSGYPRDTNPLLSKDNVVYFPETTSCGTATAISVPCMFSGMPRKNYNEQLAHHREGLLDIVQRAGISVQWNENDGGCKGACDRVPHQDMTKLNLADYCIKGECQDEILFHDLQKYIDSLPNDGLIVLHTIGSHGPTYYNRYPPQFRKFTPTCDTNEIQSCSREQLVNTYDNTVLYVDYIVDKAIKLLQAQPGNVTTSLVYLSDHGESLGENGVYLHGLPYSIAPDSQKHIPMLIWLSDRYQQRHAVNYACLKKRASTEAFSQDNLFSTMLGLVGVQTSEYHAADDILAPCRG from the coding sequence ATGCGCCGTATACCCCTTCGCCGACCTGAAATGAGTCGCCTGACTTTTCTGTTGTTGTTTTCCGTCTATATATCCGTCTTCCTGAACCTGATTTTTTACCGTCAGGCCTGGGGGCTGTTACCCGTTAACTCGGCTTACAATCTGGCGGTTTTTCTGTCGATGCCGCTGGTGGCGTTCAGCGTCATTAATATTGTCTCGACGCTGGCCTCTTTTGTCTGGCTGGATCGGCTGGTGCTGGCGGTCTTTATTTTACTCAGCGCCGCCACACAGTATTTTATCTGGACCTACGGCATTATTATTGACCGCTCGATGATCGCCAATATGCTGGATACCACCCCGGCAGAATCCTTTGCGCTGATGACGCCGCAGTTAATTCTGACCATTGGCCTGTCCGGTATTGCGATGGCGATCCTCGCGTTTGTGGTGAAATTTAAAAAAAGCCCCTCGCGCGTGCGCAGCGTAGTGAGCCGAGGTCTGAGTATTCTGGCTTCGGTGGCCTTGATACTGCTGATCGCCGTCTGCTTTTATAAAGATTACGCTTCGCTGTTTCGCAATAATAAAGAACTGGTGAAATCCCTCGGCCCCTCTAACAGCATCAGCGCGATGCTGTCATATGACGTGCATCACCGCATGGATAATCTGCCGCTGGTCAGGCTGGGCGAAGACGCAAAACCCATCCCGGCAATGCATACGCCGCCTGACAAGCACCTGACCATCCTCGTGGTTGGCGAAACTTCCCGGGCGGATAACTTCGCGCTGTCAGGCTATCCGCGAGATACCAATCCACTGCTGTCGAAAGACAATGTGGTCTATTTCCCTGAAACCACCTCCTGCGGAACGGCCACGGCAATTTCGGTACCCTGTATGTTTTCCGGTATGCCGCGCAAAAATTACAACGAGCAGCTCGCGCATCATCGTGAAGGCTTGCTGGATATTGTGCAGCGCGCGGGGATATCAGTGCAGTGGAATGAAAATGACGGCGGCTGTAAAGGTGCCTGTGACCGCGTGCCGCATCAGGATATGACGAAACTGAATCTGGCCGATTATTGCATCAAAGGCGAATGCCAGGACGAAATTCTGTTCCATGATCTACAAAAATATATCGACAGCCTTCCCAATGATGGGCTGATCGTATTACACACCATCGGCAGTCACGGCCCGACCTACTATAACCGCTATCCGCCGCAGTTCCGGAAATTTACCCCCACCTGCGATACCAATGAAATCCAGTCCTGTTCCCGCGAACAGCTGGTTAACACTTATGATAATACGGTGCTGTACGTGGATTATATTGTCGATAAGGCGATTAAATTATTGCAGGCGCAGCCGGGTAATGTCACCACCAGCCTGGTGTATCTCTCCGATCACGGCGAATCCTTAGGTGAAAATGGCGTTTATTTGCACGGCCTGCCTTATTCCATCGCACCGGATTCACAAAAACATATTCCGATGCTGATCTGGCTTTCCGATCGGTATCAGCAACGTCATGCCGTTAATTACGCTTGCCTGAAAAAACGCGCCAGCACGGAAGCGTTTTCCCAGGATAATCTGTTCTCTACGATGTTAGGGTTAGTGGGTGTACAAACCAGCGAGTATCATGCGGCAGATGATATTCTCGCGCCGTGCAGGGGTTAA
- a CDS encoding trans-sulfuration enzyme family protein, with the protein MESVNCLLKENEYAMDDVLTCSGINEEHHKNFGAVSPPLVKTSLFVQQDYQHYCDDMQHEAERYIYSRGLNPTTELLENKLAALERGEACKAFASGMGAIAATLFALLRSGDHIILANNVYGPTQALVRQMQARFNITFDVVLSGEPVDIAAKIRPNTRMIYTESPGTMTMRVVDLRAIARLAKTHGIITVIDNTWATPLFQKPLTLGFDLTLHSCTKYLGGHSDLTAGAVVGRREHIDAIRDFSHQLLGAVLAPDSAWLVIRGLRTLPLRMKQHQENTLVVLAWLQQCEAVEKLCHPAVADARSRELIAAQMYGVSGLFSFELRNGSFLKVKTFIDSCKIFKPGCSWGGYESLIISPNRGYNEADIARDGMAAGLIRLSVGQENPQLLIADLDRAFNAVRHG; encoded by the coding sequence ATGGAATCGGTAAACTGTCTGTTAAAAGAGAATGAATATGCCATGGATGATGTTCTTACCTGTTCAGGTATTAATGAAGAGCATCATAAAAATTTTGGCGCGGTCAGCCCGCCGCTGGTAAAAACCAGTTTATTCGTGCAGCAGGATTATCAGCATTATTGCGATGATATGCAGCACGAAGCGGAGCGGTATATTTATTCCCGCGGGCTGAATCCCACCACGGAACTGCTGGAAAATAAACTCGCTGCCCTTGAGCGGGGTGAAGCCTGTAAAGCCTTTGCCTCGGGTATGGGAGCGATTGCCGCCACCTTGTTTGCGCTGTTGCGTAGCGGGGATCACATTATTCTTGCGAATAACGTCTATGGCCCGACGCAGGCGCTGGTCAGGCAGATGCAGGCGCGATTTAACATTACGTTTGACGTGGTGCTGAGCGGCGAGCCTGTGGACATCGCGGCAAAAATTCGGCCCAACACGCGAATGATCTATACCGAGTCTCCCGGCACCATGACCATGCGGGTGGTGGATCTGCGCGCTATTGCCCGGCTGGCTAAAACGCATGGCATCATCACCGTTATCGACAATACCTGGGCCACGCCGCTGTTTCAGAAGCCGCTGACGCTCGGCTTCGATCTGACGCTGCACTCCTGCACTAAGTATCTCGGTGGCCACAGTGACTTAACCGCCGGGGCGGTGGTGGGCCGTCGGGAGCATATCGACGCGATCCGCGACTTTTCCCATCAACTGCTTGGCGCGGTACTGGCACCGGACAGCGCCTGGCTGGTGATCCGTGGCCTGCGCACATTGCCCCTGCGCATGAAGCAGCATCAGGAAAACACTCTTGTGGTACTGGCCTGGCTGCAACAGTGCGAGGCGGTGGAAAAACTCTGTCACCCGGCGGTGGCAGATGCCCGCAGCCGGGAATTAATCGCGGCGCAAATGTACGGCGTCTCCGGCTTATTCAGCTTTGAATTACGCAACGGCAGTTTTCTGAAAGTAAAAACCTTTATTGATAGCTGCAAAATCTTTAAGCCTGGCTGTAGTTGGGGCGGTTACGAGAGCCTGATTATTTCCCCTAATCGCGGTTATAACGAAGCGGATATTGCCCGCGACGGCATGGCGGCAGGATTAATTCGCCTCTCTGTCGGCCAGGAAAATCCTCAATTATTGATCGCGGATTTAGATCGTGCTTTTAATGCCGTCAGACACGGCTAA
- the moaC gene encoding cyclic pyranopterin monophosphate synthase MoaC yields MSQLTHINAAGEAHMVDVSGKAETVREARAEAFVTMRPETLQMIIDGSHHKGDVFATARIAGIQAAKRTWDLIPLCHPLMLSKVEVNLRAEPEHHRVRIESLCRLTGKTGVEMEALTAASVAALTIYDMCKAVQKDMVIGPLRLLAKSGGKSGDFRVASDD; encoded by the coding sequence ATGTCTCAGTTAACCCACATTAACGCCGCAGGCGAAGCGCACATGGTGGATGTGTCCGGCAAAGCCGAAACCGTGCGTGAAGCGCGCGCCGAAGCCTTTGTCACCATGCGCCCGGAAACGTTACAGATGATCATCGACGGCAGCCATCATAAAGGCGATGTGTTTGCCACCGCGCGCATCGCGGGTATCCAGGCCGCGAAGCGTACCTGGGATTTAATCCCGCTGTGCCATCCGCTGATGCTGAGCAAAGTGGAAGTGAATCTGCGCGCTGAACCTGAACATCACCGCGTGCGCATTGAATCCCTTTGCCGGCTGACCGGAAAAACCGGCGTTGAAATGGAAGCGTTGACCGCGGCTTCCGTGGCGGCGCTGACCATTTATGACATGTGCAAAGCCGTGCAAAAAGACATGGTCATTGGCCCGCTGCGCCTGCTGGCGAAAAGCGGCGGTAAATCCGGGGATTTCAGGGTGGCAAGCG
- the yvcK gene encoding uridine diphosphate-N-acetylglucosamine-binding protein YvcK: MRNRTLADLDRVVALGGGHGLGRVMSSLSSLGSRLTGIVTTTDNGGSTGRIRRSEGGIAWGDMRNCLNQLITEQSVASAMFEYRFSGNGELAGHNLGNLMLKALDHLSVRPLEAINLIRNLLKVDAFLIPMSEQPLDLMALDSEGHAVYGEVNIDQLTQPVQELMLFPSAQATREAVQAIAEADLILIGPGSFYTSLLPLLLLDNLAQALRRTPAPVVYIGNLGKELSVAAASLSLNDKLALMEQYVGKRIIDAVVVGPTVDVSSVTDRIVIQDVLEASDVPYRHDRRLLRAALERAVQSLG; the protein is encoded by the coding sequence ATGCGCAATCGCACTCTTGCGGATCTCGACAGGGTTGTCGCCCTCGGCGGCGGGCACGGACTGGGACGGGTAATGTCTTCCCTCTCCTCGCTCGGCTCCCGTTTAACCGGCATCGTGACCACCACTGATAATGGCGGCTCGACCGGACGCATTCGCCGCTCCGAAGGCGGCATCGCCTGGGGCGACATGCGTAACTGCCTCAACCAGTTGATCACCGAGCAGAGCGTCGCCTCAGCGATGTTCGAATACCGCTTTAGCGGTAACGGCGAGCTGGCCGGACATAATCTCGGCAACCTGATGCTCAAAGCGCTGGATCACCTCAGCGTCCGGCCGCTGGAAGCGATCAATCTGATCCGCAATCTGCTGAAGGTGGACGCCTTTCTGATCCCCATGTCAGAGCAGCCGCTGGATCTGATGGCGCTCGACAGCGAAGGCCACGCGGTATACGGCGAAGTGAATATCGATCAACTGACGCAGCCGGTGCAGGAGCTGATGCTGTTCCCCAGCGCCCAGGCGACCCGCGAGGCGGTGCAGGCAATTGCCGAAGCGGATCTGATTTTGATTGGGCCAGGAAGTTTTTACACCAGCCTGCTGCCGCTGCTGCTGCTCGATAATCTGGCGCAGGCGCTGCGCCGTACCCCGGCGCCGGTGGTCTATATCGGTAATCTCGGCAAAGAACTCAGCGTCGCCGCCGCCAGCCTCAGCCTGAACGATAAGCTGGCGCTGATGGAGCAGTATGTCGGTAAACGCATTATTGACGCGGTAGTGGTTGGCCCGACGGTGGATGTCTCATCGGTGACCGACCGCATCGTGATCCAGGATGTGCTGGAAGCGAGCGATGTGCCCTATCGCCACGATCGCCGCCTGCTGCGCGCGGCGCTGGAACGTGCGGTACAAAGCCTCGGCTGA
- the vapB gene encoding type II toxin-antitoxin system VapB family antitoxin, protein MRTVSIFKNGNNRAIRLPRDLDFDGVNELEIIREGDTIILRPVKPSWGSFVQEEKADKDFMQEREEIVSDEGRFKL, encoded by the coding sequence ATGCGAACAGTATCGATATTTAAGAACGGTAATAACCGTGCAATTCGTTTGCCCCGCGATCTGGATTTTGACGGCGTGAACGAGCTGGAAATCATCAGGGAAGGCGACACCATCATTCTGCGACCGGTCAAACCCTCATGGGGTTCCTTTGTGCAGGAAGAAAAGGCCGACAAGGATTTCATGCAGGAGCGTGAAGAAATCGTCAGCGACGAGGGACGTTTTAAGCTATGA
- the moaB gene encoding molybdenum cofactor biosynthesis protein B: protein MSQVSADFIPTRIAILTVTSRRTEEDDTSGHYLRDAAQEVGHHIVDKAIVKENRYAIRAQVSAWIAADDVQVVLITGGTGLTDGDQTPEALLPLFDREVEGFGEVFRMLSFEEIGTSTLQSRAIAGIANKTLIFAMPGSTKACRTAWENIIAPQLDARTRPCNFHPHLKK from the coding sequence ATGAGTCAGGTTAGTGCAGACTTTATTCCGACCCGTATCGCTATTTTAACCGTCACCAGCCGTCGCACCGAAGAGGACGACACCTCCGGTCACTATCTGCGCGATGCTGCGCAGGAAGTGGGGCATCACATCGTCGATAAAGCGATTGTCAAAGAGAACCGCTACGCTATTCGCGCGCAGGTTTCCGCGTGGATCGCCGCAGACGACGTGCAGGTGGTGCTGATCACCGGCGGTACCGGGCTGACCGACGGCGATCAGACCCCGGAAGCGCTGCTGCCGCTGTTCGACCGCGAGGTGGAAGGCTTCGGGGAAGTGTTCCGTATGCTCTCTTTTGAAGAGATTGGCACCTCGACGCTGCAATCCCGTGCTATCGCGGGCATCGCCAATAAAACGCTGATTTTCGCCATGCCCGGCTCGACAAAAGCCTGCCGCACCGCGTGGGAAAATATCATTGCCCCGCAGCTCGACGCCCGCACCCGTCCGTGTAATTTTCACCCTCATTTAAAGAAATAA
- the pmrB gene encoding two-component system sensor histidine kinase PmrB: protein MSFRHWTLRRRLLLTIGTILVVCQLVSVFWLWHESKEQIQLIVQSEIYKANNHSNIKHEVHEAVASLLIPSLVIIGLALVLCLQAIKRITRPLKDLQHELEIRTPDNLQPIALEKTVPEVEAVTTAINQLVGRLNVTLDRERLFTADVAHELRTPLAGLRLHLELLSKSHAIDVSHLILRIEQMTENVSQLLQLARVAQSFSAGSYQQVMLIRDVIQPLQGELLTMLSTRQQTLVWPENAGDVAVSGDAPQLRVLLRNLVENAHRYSPEQAVITIHVSNEDAPVLAVEDEGPGIDEASSHELSKAFVRMDSRYGGMGLGLSIVSRIAQLHDGELFLHNRNPGPGLRAWVRFPDSSAEGAAIKR from the coding sequence ATGAGTTTTCGACACTGGACGCTGCGGCGTCGTTTGCTGCTGACCATCGGCACGATCCTGGTGGTCTGTCAGCTGGTGAGCGTGTTCTGGCTGTGGCATGAAAGCAAAGAGCAGATCCAGCTGATTGTGCAAAGCGAGATCTACAAAGCCAATAATCACAGCAACATTAAACATGAAGTGCACGAAGCCGTCGCCAGCCTGCTGATCCCAAGCCTGGTCATCATCGGCCTTGCGCTGGTGCTGTGCTTACAGGCGATAAAACGCATCACCCGGCCGCTAAAAGATTTGCAGCACGAACTGGAGATCCGCACGCCGGATAACCTGCAACCCATCGCACTGGAAAAAACCGTGCCGGAAGTCGAAGCGGTCACCACGGCGATCAACCAGCTGGTGGGCCGCCTGAACGTCACCCTGGATCGGGAGCGTTTGTTTACCGCTGACGTGGCCCATGAACTGCGTACCCCCTTAGCCGGATTACGTCTGCATCTGGAATTGTTGTCGAAAAGCCATGCGATTGACGTCAGCCATCTGATCCTGCGCATCGAGCAGATGACGGAAAACGTCTCGCAGTTGCTACAACTGGCGCGGGTGGCACAGTCTTTTTCGGCGGGAAGTTATCAGCAGGTTATGCTGATCCGCGATGTGATCCAGCCCTTGCAGGGGGAACTGCTCACCATGCTCAGTACACGCCAGCAAACGCTGGTATGGCCGGAAAACGCCGGGGATGTTGCAGTCAGTGGCGATGCGCCGCAACTGCGTGTGCTGCTGAGAAATCTGGTGGAAAACGCCCATCGCTACAGCCCGGAACAGGCCGTGATTACCATTCACGTCAGCAATGAAGACGCCCCGGTACTGGCGGTGGAAGATGAAGGTCCTGGCATTGACGAAGCGTCCAGCCATGAGCTGAGCAAAGCCTTTGTGCGTATGGACAGCCGTTACGGCGGCATGGGACTGGGATTGAGTATCGTCAGCCGCATCGCACAGTTACACGACGGGGAGTTGTTTTTGCATAACCGCAACCCCGGACCGGGGCTGCGTGCATGGGTACGGTTTCCGGACAGCAGCGCCGAGGGCGCAGCGATTAAACGGTAA
- the moaA gene encoding GTP 3',8-cyclase MoaA, which translates to MASQLTDAFARKFFYLRLSITDVCNFRCTYCLPDGYKPGGVTNKGFLSVDEIRRVTRTFAALGTEKVRLTGGEPSLRRDFTDIIAAVRENAAIRQIAVTTNGYRMARDVQNWRDAGLTAINVSVDSLDARQFHAITGQDKFHQVMDGIDAAFAAGFEKVKVNTVLMRDVNHHQLDTFLAWIQPRPIQLRFIELMETGEGSELFRKHHLSGMVLRDELLRRGWIQKLRQRSDGPAQVFCHPDYEGEIGLIMPYEKDFCATCNRLRVSSVGKLHLCLFGDGGVSLRDLLADDSQQAALEARIAQALTHKKQTHFLHQGNTGITQNLSYIGG; encoded by the coding sequence ATGGCCTCACAACTTACCGATGCATTCGCGCGTAAGTTTTTTTACCTGCGTTTGTCGATTACCGACGTGTGCAATTTTCGTTGCACCTATTGTCTGCCCGATGGCTACAAGCCGGGCGGCGTGACCAATAAAGGCTTCCTCAGCGTCGATGAAATTCGCCGCGTCACCCGTACCTTTGCCGCACTGGGCACGGAAAAAGTGCGCCTGACTGGCGGGGAACCCTCTCTGCGCCGGGATTTCACCGATATCATCGCAGCAGTACGCGAAAACGCGGCTATCCGCCAGATAGCGGTCACCACTAACGGCTATCGCATGGCGCGTGACGTGCAGAACTGGCGCGATGCCGGGCTGACGGCGATCAACGTCAGCGTCGACAGCCTTGATGCCCGCCAGTTTCACGCCATTACCGGCCAGGATAAGTTCCACCAGGTGATGGACGGCATTGACGCGGCTTTTGCGGCGGGCTTTGAGAAAGTCAAAGTGAACACTGTGCTGATGCGCGATGTAAACCATCACCAGCTGGATACGTTTCTGGCGTGGATCCAGCCGCGCCCCATTCAGCTGCGCTTTATCGAACTGATGGAAACCGGCGAGGGCAGCGAGCTGTTCCGCAAACATCATCTCTCCGGCATGGTGCTGCGCGATGAACTGCTGCGCCGCGGCTGGATCCAGAAGCTCCGCCAGCGCAGCGACGGCCCGGCGCAGGTATTCTGTCACCCGGACTATGAAGGCGAAATTGGCCTTATCATGCCGTATGAGAAAGACTTCTGCGCCACCTGCAACCGCCTGCGCGTCTCGTCCGTCGGGAAACTCCACCTCTGCCTGTTCGGCGACGGCGGCGTCAGCCTGCGCGATCTGCTCGCAGATGACAGCCAGCAGGCGGCGCTGGAGGCGCGTATTGCGCAAGCGCTGACGCATAAAAAACAGACCCATTTCCTGCATCAGGGCAATACCGGTATTACGCAAAATCTGTCGTACATCGGCGGGTAA
- a CDS encoding type II toxin-antitoxin system VapC family toxin, with the protein MSKTYMLDTNICSFIMREQPESVLKRLEQAVMRRKRIVVSAITYAEMQFGAIGKKASPRHGQLVQAFCTRLDAIMPWDRAAVDATARIKAALAAAGTPIGANDAAIAGHAIAANVILVTNNTREFARVPGLILEDWAE; encoded by the coding sequence ATGAGTAAGACCTACATGCTGGATACCAATATTTGCTCGTTTATCATGCGTGAGCAGCCAGAGTCGGTATTAAAACGTCTTGAGCAGGCCGTGATGCGCCGTAAGCGTATCGTAGTGTCCGCGATTACCTACGCAGAAATGCAGTTTGGCGCCATTGGCAAAAAAGCTTCTCCACGGCACGGGCAACTGGTGCAGGCATTCTGCACCCGTCTGGATGCCATTATGCCCTGGGATCGTGCTGCCGTTGATGCCACCGCCAGGATTAAGGCTGCGCTGGCAGCGGCGGGTACGCCGATTGGCGCTAACGATGCCGCCATCGCCGGGCATGCTATCGCCGCTAATGTCATTCTGGTAACTAATAATACCCGTGAATTTGCGCGGGTCCCGGGATTGATCCTCGAGGACTGGGCAGAATAA
- the nhaC gene encoding Na+/H+ antiporter NhaC codes for MNANREPGFAAAMLLLAVVFMVFFVGIGLLNYPVEFILIVITLVTGFFARFYGAGWQSMMQTFIGKIKDAVPAMLILLTIGMLIGCWMVSGTIPLMVYYGLEIINPAYLYLTAFLVTVCISTFTGTSWGSAGTIGVALVAVAAAMNVSLPIAAGAVISGAYFGDKLSPLSDTTNMAALAAGAELYQSIRHMMYTSVPAFLFACLGFWIAGWDLQAAQALQLDTIPIMKNALEQLFWLNPLLMVPALLVFIGAMRKWDTVIVLVASSFMALGLAAVVLPFALADLVKAAINGFNTSMIPGFTTVVMNEATSKNITTLLNRGGMYSMVSPIVVMLCAFLFASALDVSGGLNVILQRLVKKLTSVTSTVLATMLTSSLLVACTGNAVISFFLVKNMYDPCFKTKKLHMVNMSRAMESGATLLEGLFPWTISGMFMAKTLGVATLEYAPWVLFNLSCFVMAVLYAVLARWSGFGTRYEPGNEKIITS; via the coding sequence ATGAACGCTAACAGGGAACCGGGCTTTGCCGCCGCAATGCTGTTATTAGCGGTGGTTTTCATGGTGTTTTTTGTCGGGATCGGACTGCTAAATTATCCGGTCGAATTTATTCTTATTGTCATCACACTGGTGACCGGCTTTTTTGCCCGCTTTTACGGGGCAGGCTGGCAATCCATGATGCAGACGTTTATCGGCAAAATAAAAGATGCCGTGCCGGCGATGCTGATCCTGCTCACCATTGGCATGTTAATTGGCTGCTGGATGGTCAGCGGTACTATCCCGCTGATGGTGTATTACGGGCTGGAGATTATCAATCCGGCCTATCTTTATCTGACGGCATTTCTGGTGACGGTGTGCATTTCGACCTTTACCGGTACGTCGTGGGGATCGGCGGGCACTATTGGTGTGGCGCTGGTCGCGGTGGCGGCAGCGATGAACGTTTCGCTGCCGATAGCTGCCGGGGCGGTGATCTCCGGGGCTTACTTTGGCGATAAGCTCTCGCCGCTGTCTGACACCACGAACATGGCGGCGCTGGCGGCCGGGGCGGAGCTGTACCAGAGCATTCGCCACATGATGTACACCTCGGTACCGGCGTTTCTGTTCGCCTGTCTCGGCTTCTGGATCGCCGGCTGGGATTTGCAGGCGGCCCAGGCACTACAGCTGGACACCATTCCGATCATGAAAAATGCCCTTGAGCAGCTGTTCTGGCTCAACCCGCTACTGATGGTCCCGGCGCTGCTGGTGTTTATCGGTGCCATGCGCAAATGGGATACCGTCATTGTGCTGGTCGCCTCGTCCTTTATGGCTCTGGGGTTGGCCGCAGTGGTACTGCCCTTTGCGCTGGCGGATCTGGTGAAGGCGGCCATCAACGGCTTTAACACCAGCATGATCCCGGGTTTCACCACGGTGGTGATGAACGAGGCGACCAGCAAAAACATCACTACGCTGCTTAACCGGGGTGGGATGTACTCGATGGTCAGCCCGATTGTGGTGATGCTGTGCGCTTTTCTGTTTGCCTCGGCGCTGGACGTGTCCGGCGGGCTTAACGTTATTTTGCAGCGGCTGGTGAAAAAGCTCACCTCGGTGACCAGCACCGTGCTGGCAACCATGCTGACCAGTTCGCTGCTGGTGGCCTGCACCGGCAATGCGGTGATCAGCTTTTTCCTCGTCAAAAATATGTACGATCCCTGCTTTAAAACCAAAAAGCTGCATATGGTGAACATGTCCCGCGCCATGGAGTCCGGTGCGACGCTGCTGGAAGGGCTGTTTCCGTGGACCATCTCGGGGATGTTTATGGCGAAAACCCTCGGCGTAGCGACGCTGGAGTATGCGCCCTGGGTGCTGTTTAACCTGAGTTGCTTTGTGATGGCGGTGCTGTATGCGGTGCTGGCGCGCTGGTCCGGATTCGGAACACGTTATGAACCGGGAAATGAGAAGATCATCACATCGTAG